The proteins below are encoded in one region of Plutella xylostella chromosome Z, ilPluXylo3.1, whole genome shotgun sequence:
- the LOC125491274 gene encoding uncharacterized protein LOC125491274 has protein sequence MEAQFNLSRITSDETKFYHILSNLEPQYADLVEELVLNPPATDKYEKLKTELIRTLSQSKAKKLQRLLDREEIGDRKPSHFLRHLRNLAGPGLPEEFLSGIWTSRLPSSIQTILASQPTASLETLADLADRIHEVVPPSPLAPDKLKIAKQEFDEMLASDLCPKLLQHKLL, from the exons ATGGAGGCTCAGTTCAACCTGTCGAGGATTACCAGCGATGAGACCAAATTTTACCACATCCTCAGCAACCTTGAACCTCAGTACGCAGATCTCGTGGAGGAGCTCGTCTTGAACCCACCGGCTACGGACAAGTATGAGAAGCTGAAGACTGAGCTCATACGTACCTTGTCTCAGTCAAAGGCCAAGAAGCTGCAGAGACTTCTGGATAGAGAGGAGATCGGTGACAGAAAGCCATCTCATTTTCTACGGCACCTTCGCAACTTAGCTGGACCCGGCTTACCCGAAGAGTTCCTgtctggcatctggacgagcCGACTACCGAGTAGCATCCAGACCATCCTCGCTTCTCAACCCACCGCTTCGCTCGAGACGCTTGCTGACCTGGCGGACAGGATCCATGAAGTGGTTCCACCGTCACC GTTAGCTCCAGACAAGCTGAAGATTGCTAAGCAGGAGTTCGATGAGATGTTGGCCAGTG ATTTATGCCCCAAGCTGCTGCAACACAAGCTCCTCTGA